In a single window of the Veillonella sp. genome:
- the pxpB gene encoding 5-oxoprolinase subunit PxpB — MNPTISPVGDSAISIEFGQVIDPKINQRIRQTVAGIESLHLEGIIEMVPTYCALLIQYDALRYTYAELCHILEPICTQPMSADESELVTVVEIPTVYGGEFGPDLGFVASHNHLTEADVVSIHSGTDYLVYMMGFIPGFTYLGGMDPRIATPRLSSPRTHIPAGSVGIAGEQTGTYPSDSPGGWQIIGCTPLSMYDASREEAALLKAGDYVRYVPIDESAFHCIKKLGSSFKPVVHHVKVGDLRGGK; from the coding sequence ATGAATCCCACAATTTCACCTGTTGGGGATAGTGCTATCTCCATCGAATTTGGTCAAGTTATTGACCCTAAGATTAATCAGCGTATCCGTCAGACTGTGGCGGGTATTGAAAGCCTCCATTTAGAGGGGATTATTGAGATGGTGCCTACCTATTGTGCGCTTCTCATTCAGTATGATGCGCTGCGCTACACCTATGCTGAACTGTGCCACATTCTTGAACCTATCTGTACGCAGCCTATGAGTGCTGATGAAAGTGAACTCGTGACGGTCGTAGAGATACCGACCGTCTATGGTGGTGAATTTGGTCCAGACCTTGGATTTGTAGCATCTCATAATCACCTTACAGAGGCCGATGTGGTGAGCATTCATAGCGGCACGGATTATCTCGTGTATATGATGGGCTTTATTCCGGGCTTTACGTATCTAGGTGGCATGGATCCACGCATCGCTACACCTCGCTTGTCCTCGCCACGCACGCATATTCCGGCAGGATCTGTAGGTATCGCGGGTGAGCAGACCGGCACCTATCCGTCGGATTCCCCTGGTGGCTGGCAAATTATAGGATGCACGCCTTTGTCCATGTACGATGCATCCCGTGAAGAGGCGGCCCTTCTTAAGGCGGGCGATTATGTGCGCTATGTTCCTATTGATGAAAGTGCGTTCCACTGTATTAAGAAATTGGGCTCTTCTTTTAAGCCCGTTGTACATCATGTAAAGGTAGGTGACCTTCGTGGCGGTAAGTGA
- a CDS encoding NRAMP family divalent metal transporter, whose protein sequence is MKPITGKASLSVLLGAAFLMATSSIGPGFMLQTAAFTGQLQADFAFAIVVSVIFSIIAQLNVWTIIGVSQMRGQDIANKVLPGLGYFVAFLISLGGLAFNIGNIGGASMGLNIVFGIDTTTAAAISGILGILLFASPKMGGVLDNTAKVLGTVMLVLIGYVAFSTNPPIAEAATHAIVPTNYPWLATITLIGGTVGGYITFSGGHRLIDAGITGREHLKDVRRAAFMGMSVDAIVRILLFLAVLGVVSMGFALDPKDPAGSAFLLGAGEIGHKLFGIVFFCAALTSVVGAAYTSVSFLKTLFKVVERYEKLTIMAFIFVSTCILIFIGKPATLLIVAGSVNGLILPVTLAVMLLATRKTNIVGDYKHNPVLFYTGWIVVLVTAYIGVTSLQGIAKLLG, encoded by the coding sequence ATGAAACCGATTACAGGTAAAGCGAGTTTATCTGTCCTCTTAGGGGCAGCATTTTTGATGGCCACGTCGTCCATTGGGCCAGGATTTATGTTACAAACGGCGGCGTTTACAGGCCAGTTACAGGCGGATTTTGCGTTCGCCATCGTGGTGTCCGTTATTTTCTCCATCATTGCACAGCTCAATGTATGGACCATCATCGGCGTATCCCAAATGCGGGGCCAAGACATTGCGAATAAGGTATTGCCAGGGCTTGGTTACTTCGTAGCGTTCTTGATTTCTCTTGGAGGCCTTGCGTTTAATATCGGCAATATTGGCGGTGCGTCCATGGGCCTTAATATCGTATTCGGTATCGATACGACGACGGCAGCGGCCATCAGTGGTATTTTGGGGATTTTATTATTTGCATCCCCTAAAATGGGAGGCGTTCTCGATAATACGGCGAAAGTGTTGGGCACAGTGATGCTCGTACTCATCGGTTATGTAGCGTTTTCTACTAATCCTCCTATAGCAGAGGCCGCAACCCATGCCATTGTGCCAACCAATTACCCTTGGCTAGCTACGATTACCCTTATCGGCGGTACCGTAGGTGGGTACATTACATTCTCCGGCGGCCATCGCTTGATTGATGCGGGCATTACTGGCCGTGAACATTTAAAAGATGTGCGTCGCGCTGCCTTCATGGGCATGTCTGTAGACGCCATTGTTCGTATATTGTTATTCTTAGCCGTACTCGGCGTAGTATCCATGGGCTTTGCGTTAGATCCAAAGGACCCAGCAGGTTCTGCGTTCTTACTTGGTGCTGGTGAAATCGGCCATAAACTATTCGGTATCGTATTCTTCTGTGCGGCGTTGACCTCCGTTGTAGGCGCTGCCTATACATCGGTTTCCTTCCTTAAAACCTTGTTCAAGGTGGTGGAACGGTATGAAAAATTGACCATCATGGCATTCATCTTCGTGTCCACATGCATTCTTATCTTTATCGGCAAACCGGCTACACTATTAATCGTGGCGGGCTCTGTGAATGGTTTGATCTTGCCTGTTACCTTAGCCGTTATGTTATTGGCAACGCGTAAGACGAATATCGTAGGGGATTATAAGCACAATCCGGTTTTATTCTACACTGGCTGGATTGTCGTGCTTGTGACTGCTTATATCGGCGTTACATCCTTGCAAGGTATTGCGAAATTATTAGGTTAG